A region of the Dyadobacter sp. CECT 9275 genome:
ACCCTGGGGACCGTGATCGAGGCTTTGAAGAACTGGGGCGTCCAGCACCGCGAGCATATCATGGGCACGGAAGTGTAAAGTCTGCCAGCGCTGTCCGTATACAGGGCGCACCCTGCAATCGGGCCGGGTGCGAACGGTGATGGTTAACTGACAGGCAAACTGATCCATTTCACCCGTCTGTTTGGTTAACTGGCCACAGTGGGCGGTCCTGGAATTTGAATTTTTCGGTAAGTTTAGCCATGGATAAGAATGAGCGCCGGATTTGCGGGTACAGTTCCCTGCTGATTGCACTGATGGTAAACGCACCCAAGCTTTTGGCCCTGCGTGAAAACGGGCTTATGGCCCGGTACTGGCAATTTAATCCGTTCGAGCTGCTGTTCCAGTTTGCATTCACCCTGTTTTTTTGCGGTCTGCTTTTCAGTGTCAACCTGCGCAGGAACAGAGGGCTTTCCTTGTACCGTGAAAGTAAACAGCATGTTCGCTACGTGGTTTCCAACTTCCTTGTCTTTTGTGTGTTATTGATCCTCGGAACGGTATTGCAGCGTTTGCTTTTCCCGGATCGCCAGTTACCCCGACTGATCTTCTCGGGGGCATTCTTTCGTCTGGGGCTTAGCGCGTTGTTGACGGGCATCATCATCAAGATCATTCTGCTCATCCGTGATGCGGGCAGCATCGCCGCCGAAAACCAGCAATTGAAGAATGCCTATCTGGCATCGGAGCTGCAACTGCTCAAAGAGCAGATGAATCCGCATCTCCTGTTCAATTCCCTGAGCAGCCTTTCGGCCGTGGTGGGCGAGAATCCGCAGCAGGCACAGAAATACATCCGGGACATGTCGGCTGTGTTTCGGTATGCATTGGCAGGTTCCCACCAGGACCTGGTCACCCTGTCCGACGAACTGACGATGCTCAGGTCTTTTGCAAAACTGATCTCCATGCGCCTGGAGGATGCTTTTGAGCTCAAAATCGACATGGCCGATACGTATCTGCCCATCAAAATCCCGCATTTGTCGTTACAGCCGCTGCTTGAAAATGCGGTCAAGCATAACGCGGCAACCCCCGAAAGGCCGTTACGGGTAACGATCGTGGTACAGGACGATCAACTTATTTTCAGCAACAGCCTTTGGGAAATGCCCACGCCGGAGGCCAGCCATGGTATGGGGCTGGCCAACCTGAACGAACGGTTCAGAATCCTGCTGCACCGTGAGATCGACATCAGCCGTTCCGATACACACTTTATCGTCAAACTCCCTTTAAAGCAATGACAAATATCCGCATCGTGGTCGTGGAAGACGAAGCGGCAACGGCCCGCAGCCTGATCCAGATTTTAAATGAAGCAGATGACCAGGTCGCTGTCGTTAAAGCGCTCAGCTCCGTATCCGGCGCGGTTGCATGGTTCAATGACAACCCGGATGGGTATGACCTGATTTTTATGGATATCCGTCTGGCCGACGGCCTTTCGTTTGCTATTTTCAAGCAGGTGGCCATTTCCAGGCCGGTTATTTTTGTTACCGCCTTCAACGACTACGCCATTACGGCCTTCAAGAACAACGGCATCGACTACATCCTCAAACCCTTTGATCCCGATGAGATCGGCACGGCGCTGGATAAATACAAAACATGGACCGGCAACGCGGAAAAGCCAGGCGCGCCGGTGCTGTCCGAATTGCTGATGCAGCTGGGCAACCTGGGCAAATCCTACAAAAAGTCGTTCCTGGTGCATTACCGCGACAAGCTGATTCCGGTCGAGTCGGCTAAAATCGCGTGGTTTTATACGGCCAACGAGCTGGTCCATCTGCACACCCTGGACGACAAACAATACGTGGTGGACGCGACCATGGAGCAGCTGGAACAACAGCTGGACCCTGCGCTATTTCTCAGGGTGAGCCGCCAGTTTATTATCAATCGACAGGCTGTCGTTGAGGCGGAGTTTTATTTCAACGGGCGCTTGCTGGTGAAAGTAAAGCCGCAGCCCGCCGAGCAGATTGTGATCAGTAAAGCCAGGACCGCCGAGTTTAAAAAGTGGATGAACAGCTAGGTCAATTCACCCCCCGGTTTCTCCATTTCACCGGATTTGCAAGCCTTTGAGACTTTCGTTTGGGTCAATTTTGTACCAGTCCACCGGGCAGGTGCGCATAATGTGAAACATCCACACAATAAACAAACCCAATATGAAAATGAACAACACACTGAGGGCGATGGCATTAAGCCTTTCATTGACGCTGGCGGGCCCGCTGGTCATGGCGCAAAATGCTTCCGGTCTGCGCGACAGGACGCCGCAGGAAAGGGCGAAGTTGCAGACGGAAATGATGAAAAGTAAGCTGGGACTGGATTCGGTGCAGGTGAAGCAAGTGGAAGCCGTCAACCTGAAATATGCATTGAAAAATGAACCGGTCATGAAAAGCAGCGACGGCAGGTTGTCTAAATTCAGGCAGCTCAAGTCGTTCCAAAACCAGAAGGAAGCAGAGCTCAAAAAGATTTTCACCCCTGCCCAATTCAAACAATACGAGGCTTTGCAGGATGAAATGAAATCACAGCTGAAAGAAAGAAGGAAAAACCAGTAAACGGATCCCGGACATCAGGGTTTAATGCTTCAATCCAAACAAAAAAATGAAAACGATAACATTCGGGGTATGCCTGCTGGTGCTGATCCTTTCAGGCTGTTCAAAAAGTACGGATACCCCATCCACCGAGCCGGTCGATGATGATCTGGCAGGGCCGATTTCCCGCCCGGCTTCCGGGTACGGTGCCGACGGCAGCTATGCGGTATCGGAGATCGACTTTCCCAATACCGAATATCCGGGCACCAAAGTGACCATATTCTATCCGTCGGGTGCCACTTCCCCCAAACCGACCATCTTCTATTCGCACCCCTATGGCGGTGAGAGCAAGGAGTACAACCGGGGCCTGTTTGAGTTCATTACCAAAAAAGGTTATGTGGTCGTGTTTGTGCCCTACCCAACGAATGACATCAGCATCGACCACCGTTACCTGACTTTATGGACAGGGTTTACAAAGGCGGCGGCTGATTACCCCGGTATCATCGACACCCGAAAAGTGGGCTTTATGGGACACTCATTCGGCGGCGGCGCGTCCATTGGCCTGGCATACAGGGCTTTCACCGAAAAGGACTGGGGAGCCGACGGACGCTTCCTGTTCACGATGGCCCCCTGGTACAGTTACCTGGAAAATTCGGTGAAACTGACCACCCCAATTCGGTTTAAACTGACCACCTGTTCCGGGCGAAATTGACCACCCCATTTCGGATCAAACTGACCACCTGATTCCGGAGTAAACTGACCACCTGAGAGATTAGAAAATGCTGTAGAATCAACCATATTTTTGGCACGAACCAATCGTGTAAAAGGTATGGCCAATTCGACAATCAGCATGAGCAAAATAAGACAGATTTTACGGATGTACAGCCAGGGCCGCAGCAAGCTCTGGATAGCGGAACAGACAGGTGTTTCCCGCAATACCGCTAAGAAGTACATGACCACTTTTGATGCGAGCGGACTTACCTTTGAACAGATCAACAGCCTGAATGATAAAGAGCTGGATGACTTTTTCGGAACGGTTAAACAGCAGCCACCGCAAGACAGATTGTTGAATCTGCAACGTTGTTTTCCGCAAATAGACAAAGAATTAAAACGGACAGGTGTTACCCGTCATATGCTTTGGGAAGCCTATAAAAAGGAATTTCCGGAAGGATTTGCTTATACCCAGTTTTGCTTTCATCTGACCAAATGGAAGGCCCGCGTTAACCCTGTGATGCATCAGGACCATAAGGCCGGCGATAAGCTGTACATCGATTTTGCAGGTGTTAAATTAAGTATTGTAGATAAAGAGACTGGTGAATTAACTGAGGTTGAAGTGTTTGTGGCTATCCTGGGAGCGAGTCAACTCACTTACGTGGAAGCAGTCAGTAGCCAGCAAAAAGAAGATCTGATCGCAGCTTGCGAGAATGCACTTCATTATATCGGTGGTGTGCCGGCAGCAATTGTTCCGGATAACCTTAAAGCTGCTGTTATAAAAAGCAATAAATACGAACCTACGCTGAACGAGGCCTTTGCCGATTTTGCTGATCATTATGGGACTACGATATTACCTGCACGCGCTTACCGGCCAAGAGATAAGGCGTTGGTGGAAGGTGCTGTCAAAATCGTTTACAGCCGTATTTATGCGCCTTTAAGAAAGCAGGTTTACAACTCACTGACAGAGTTAAACGCAGCTATATTGATTGCTCTCGAGGCTCATAATAACCAACTGCTTCGGGGCCGTAATTACAGTCGCAGACTCCAGTTTGAAGAAATTGAGCGCAGTGCTCTGGCCCCGCTTCCGATCCTGCATTATGAGTTCAAAAAACAGCTACATGCCACTGTAATGAAGAACGGACATGTCTGCCTGAGCGTTGACAAGCACTATTATAGTGTCCCATACCGGTTTATCGGCAAGAAAGTCAAGTTGTTGTATTCCAATTCTGTGGTTGAAGCATATTATCATTACGAACGTATCGCCCTTCATAAAAGGCTTAAAAGTCCCTATAATTATTCTACCGATAAAGAACATCTGGCCAGTACACACCGCTTCGTAACAGACTGGACACCAGATCGATTCTTGGAGTGGGCTTCCTCGATCCATGAAGATGTCAGGTTGTATATTCTTAAAATCCTGGATCGCAAACAGCATCCCGAACAGGCCTACCGCTCCTGTATTGGTATCCTCTCTTTTGCGAAGAAAGCTGGTGAACAACGCCTGATCAGCGCGTGCCAAAGGGCTTTAAGCTATGGTATCTACAACTATAAAACAATCCAGACTATACTGGAAAAAAATATGGATCAATATGAAGACAGCCTGTTTGCAGACGAATTACCCATGCCCAAACACGATAATATCAGAGGCGAAGACTATTATCAATAATCCTTTAAACAATTAATAAAAATGAACACAAACACTTTGGAAAAGTTACGCAAGCTAAAATTTTACGGCATGTTCCATGCCTTTAAAAGTAGCCTGGAAAGTGGAAAGACTAATGATTACACGGCGGATGAGCTTTTAGCTCATCTAGTTGACGCTGAATGGGATGACAGAAATAACCGTCGGGTCGAACGCCAGATCTTGTACGCACGGTTCCGCTATAAGGCCATGGTCGAAAATATCCACTATCATGCTGATAGAAGTATTGACCGTAATCAGATCATGCGCCTAGCAGAATGCTCCTTTATTGGCCGAAATGAAAACCTACTGATCACAGGCAGTACCGGAATCGGTAAAAGCTATGTAGCATCTGCGATTGGTCATCAGGCATGTATACTTGGCTACCGCGTAATGTATGCCAGTACTCCCAAATTGTTTGCCAAACTCAAAATGGCCAAGGCGGATGGATCCTATATCAAAGAAATTACAAAAATAGAACGGCAACAACTTCTTATCCTGGACGACTTTGGTATCCAGCCGTTCGATGCCCAGAGCCGGGCAGCACTGATGGAAATCATAGAAGACAGGCACGGAAAAACATCCCTGATAATTACTTCTCAGTTGCCTGTTAGCAAATGGCATGAAGTAATAGGAGAAAAAACCATTGCTGATGCCATTTTAGATCGTATAGTACATGATGCACACCGGGTTGAATTAAAGGGGGAATCAATGAGAAGAAAACGAAAAACGGAGCTCGAAACCAGCTACGAATAATTATAACTTTTATTTACTAATTTTGAATCGCTTCTACTAGCATTTTCTACTACCGGCCGCCAGTTAATTAGGTGGTCAATTTGCCACGGAATCAGGTGGTCAACTTCTCCGAAATACCCACGATGCAATTAGATTCTTACGATAGGCAGTATGTAGCAGTAATAAATCAGCAAAAAGAAAGAGAGGTTTGGGTCAATTGCGAATGCAGGGGGAAGTATGACACAGATAGCTATAAATACAGATTGGTAGACGCGGATGACGGAGGAGATTGTTATTTTCGTGTCAAAGTAAATTTAGACAAGCATAAATATCATAGTTTGTCAGTGAATGGCGAGGCCTAAGAAGGATAGTTTAATTAGTGCTCTCTAATGATTTAACCTGATATTTCCTGGCGGGGCGGTATGGAACTATGATGCAAAACCGTTCTTTTCACCTTCTCTCTCGCGATCCCCTCTCACAAACAGGAGGGGTCGTGAGAGAGAAGGTGCAGCGCTAACCTTCCGTACCAGATTTTCTTGAAAGCCGCCCTTTCAAAGCCTGCATGTCTTCGCTAACCTTCGTATCCAGGATCTTCGCATAGATCTGTGTCGTACGAATATTAGTATGTCCAAGCATTTTAGAGACGCTTTCAATCGGCACGCCGTTTTGCAGGGTAATGGTCGTAGCAAACGTATGCCTCGCAACGTGTGAAGTGAGAAGCTTATCGATCCCGCAGATCACGGCAATTTCTTTCAGATAGTCATTCATCTTCTGATTACTCGGCACAGGTAAGACAAGCCCGCGCGATTCGCAAAGCTGATGATCTTTATATCGATCGAGAATTTGAAGTGCTTCTGGCAACAGCGGAATGTGCGATTTAACATTTGTTTTTGACCGCTGGCTGAAAATCCACTGTTCGCCGTCGATTCCTCGAGTTATCTGGCTTCGTTGGAGCCTCTGGATGTTAGAGTAGGCTAGGCCGGTGAAACAACAAAAGAGAAAAGTATCCCGCACCTGGGCGAGCCGATCGCTGACAAATTCTTTGCTCGCCATCAAGTCCAGTTCGGCTTTGGTCAGGATCGCCTTGTCGACCTTCTTAAACTTACCCTTGAAATTCAGATATGGATCAAGGTTCATCCATCCATTACCCAGGCAGATATTGACAATCTTCCGGAACATCTTCATATGCTTCACAACCGCGTTGTTGCCCATCTTGCGAACTGAACGGAGATAGAATTCATAGTCTGCGATGAAAGCGAAATCGATGCGGCTAATGTCAAAATCGCCGGTATTGAAGTGACCTTTCAAGAATGCCAATGTATGGCGTTCGAGCACCTTATAGCGGTTGAATGTGCCGATAGCATATTCTTGTCCCACCAAAGCCTTCATCCGCTCATTGTGATCGGCAATCACCTCCATCAATAGCCGCTGCGCAGGACCGACGCCCAGAAACTTGTTTTTGATTGTCTCTGCCGTTATCAAAGCATCGTCACGCACCAACGCAGCGTGTGCGTCCAGTAATTGCTGTTCCAAGTTGCCGAGGTAAGAATTAACCGACTTCACGGCCTCCTTCGCACCAAAAACTCGCCCTGCAACTGCATTCCACCGACTAGGCTCGCATTCACGCCCGGTCGTGAATTCCGCTCTTTTACTTTCAACCGTAATCCGCAAGTAAATCGGCACCGGACCTTTTTGATAATTCTTCGGCTTCTTCAAATAGAAAAGCAGACTGATCTTTGTTTTCATACCTTTTCAGGTTAAAAAGTTGAACAAAAGTAGTCTTGCAAGCCTAATCAGCACAAGATGTTTACGTGGTAAACAGGGTGTTACACAATGAGTTGTAGCGATTTTGGTGAGTAAAATTTGCAGATCATTGAACTCACCGAATTACTCACCAAAAATTTGTGGAAAATTGAATCTTTTGGCATATCCGGAAAAGAAAAAAGCCTGCTAATCGTTTGATTTGCAGGCTTTTGATGCTTTTTGCTACTTCTTCAAGTGATCCCGCTGGGATTCGAACCCAGGACCCATACATTAAAAGTGTATTGCTCTACCAGCTGAGCTACGGAATCGCTTACCGACTTGATTTGAAACTGTTCGATTCCAGTTTTGTACTTTATTGTTTTTGGCCTGAGTCCCTAAAAGCAGGCTGAATTTTAAATCTGTTTTCAGTCTTGTGATCCCGCTGGGATTCGAACCCAGGACCCATACATTAAAAGTGTATTGCTCTACCAGCTGAGCTACGGAATCGTACAATTTGTTGGATTAGCCGGGGCGTTTTCCGTAATTGCGATGCAAAAGTAGAATTCTTAAAAGTATAATGCAAGTGTTGATAAAGAAATACCTGTTTTTTTGTAGTTTAGTAGGTTTGCTTTTAGGCTCGAATCGGGGGTTTTCTGCTAACAAACAAGAGCTGAAATCTGCTGATTCTCTGTTTGCTATGGCCAGGTATACGGAGGCGGAGATCCTGTATAAAAAAAATTTTACTGAAGACGAAAAAAATAATCAGGCGCTGCTTTTAAAGCTGGCTTTTCTGTCGGAGAAGAGCAACAACTATACCGATTGCCTGTTTTACCTGAGCGAACTAGCGCTGGTAAACCCCTCCAGGAGGCTTTTTGAAAAAATGGATAAGATAGCCGCCGAACAGAACCTAAAGGGTTATGAGTTTGACGATTACAACTATTTTATAATTTTTTACAGGCGATATGGTGATTATATCCCCATATTGCTTCTAATTTTGGGGGCTTATATTGTTTTGATCATGGTATCAAAAACCCTCAAACGTGAGGGGATATTGACAATTCATAAGATTTCAATTGTTGTGTATCTGGGGGTGCTTTTAGGAATACTCAATATTCCGTCGTTATACAGGACTTGCGTGATTGTTAATCCGAACACGTTTCTGAGGGAAGAGCCTTCATCGGCGGCTGGCATTGTGGAAAGGGTAGGCAAGGGGCACAGAATCACCGTTATAGGCGCTGTTGATAACTGGAACCGGGTGATCTGGAATAACAGGATTGTTTATATCCGTAAAAATGATCTCAGAAATATCTGAGGGTTTTTAAACTGGTACCATTTTTGTAACCAGGTAAGTTTGTATATTTAGCTTTCTGTTTTATTAAATTAATTGATGTATGAAAAAGCCAATGAATCGTTTTTTACTATTTTTAACAGCATTACTTGTGACAGGCATGATGTCTTCCTGCAAGGAGGAGGGACCGCACAAGGATAACATAATCAAATTATCCGCCACTATTAATAGTCAACAAACTGTTCCGAGGGTTACTGCAACAGGGCAGGGAGTAGGTGTATTCGAATACAATAAGACAACCATGGAGTTGAAATACAATATTACCTTCCAGAATATCCAGCCCAAATTTGTTACCCTTAACCGTGCTGAACCAGCATGGGAAGCAGGGCCGGTTCTTTCCACACTTGCCACGAATCCTACCGGTACGCAGGTGCAAGGCACTTTTAAATTAAATGCAGAACAACAAACTGCCCTGGTGATTAAACAGCTTTATATCAATATCACTACAGAGGAAAATATATATGGTGCCATCAGAGGGCAGATCGTTCCTGACGGACAAACCTTCTGATACTCCTGACAATTTTAAGGATATTTTCATAAAGAGTACTGCCCGGAAAGTTAGCTTCCCGGGCAGTACTCTTTATCAATAGCCATTATTTCTTTTTCTTCTTCTTTTTACTGGCTTCGTAGTTTTCAACTTCTTTTAAAAGGGCATTCAGATCGTTGGAGGTATCACTCGTGAAATCCAGCGTTTCGGCATATTCGCCCTGGCTTAGCCTGACGACGTCTATCGGTTTACCCAGAAATTCCTCTATGGCCAGCAGCAAAGGTTTTTCCTCCGGACTGCAAAAGCTCACAGCCTGTCCTTTTTGCGTTCCCCGGCCGGTACGCCCCACCCGGTGTACATAGTTTTCGGTTTGTTCGGGGAGGTCATAATTCACCACAAAATCCACCTGTTCAATATCAATCCCTCTTGCCGAAACATCCGTGGCAATCAGTATCCTGACATCTCCGTTACGGAATTTATCCATAGCTTCAAACCTGACCTGCTGCTCTTTGTCCCCATGGATTGCCAGTGCCTGGATCCCCATTCTCTCCAATGCCGCCAGTACCCTCTCTGCCCTTACCTTAGTGCGTACAAAAACCAGTATCTTGCTGTCTTTGTGTTCATTCACAATCCTTTCCAGAAAAAACCTTTTATCATCCATATTTACAAAAGCGACGGCATGAGAAATATTACGGGCCACTTTGTCATTAGGTGAAATCTGGATGCGGATGGCTTTATGGACCAGCGAATATGCCAGCTTTTTTATTTTTTCATCAATGGTCGCTGAAAAAAATAAGGTCTGGTGATTTTTCGGTATGTACTTAATCACATCCTCAATATCCTTGATAAATCCAAGGTCCAGCATGTGATCCGCTTCGTCCAGTACCAGCGTGTGCACGCTGGTAAGTTTTATATGCCCTTGATTTACAAGGTCGAACATGCGGCCAGGTGTTGCCACGAGTATATCAATCCCTTTTTCGAGTTTTGCAATCTGCGGATCCTGCGCCACGCCACCCACGATGCCGTAAGTCTGGACCCTGGTATGTTTTCCTATTTTCTGAAAAACCTCGGTAATCTGGAAAGCCAGTTCGCGGGTAGGTACCATTACCAGGCATTTGATACCATCCGTACGCTTGGAAACCTTTTGTTTGTGAATAATATCGATGACAGGTATGGCAAATGCGGCTGTTTTACCGGTTCCGGTCTGGGCAATTGCCAATACGTCCTCACCTTTTAATATGGGTGGTATGGCCTTGAACTGTATGTCGGTAGGCTTTTTATAACCGGCTGTCTGCAGGTTCTGTTTGATCTCGTCGGCAATCCGGTAATCGTCAAATTTCATAATGTAAAGCGCGTCAGCAGGAAGATATCCCTGGTCCGTTATGGTTGTATCCTGCAAAGATAGCGGGCTGATCGGGTTATGTAAGATTATGGGCGATGTTATACAAAAAGAGATGGGCTGACCACCCATCTCTTTTAAATTCTGCAAAAAATAAGCATCAAAGAATATAAAATTTTGAATCCTCCATAACGATCGGCACATGTTTTTCCTTCATCATTTGTTTCAGGTCACGTTCAATGTTTCTGGATATGGAGATCATCGGTGTGTCCGTAGGTTTGTTTTCAAAGGGGTCCTGTAAATGAATCGCCATTTTTTCGATCAGGAAAAAGCAGGACGTAATCACAATCAGTACCGGTACCATCAGGAAGCCAAAGAGTTGCACCAGGCCGAATGGCAACAGCAAAATAAAGAAGTGCAGCGCCAGGTGAATATACAGGCTGTATGTAGAAGGGAAAACCGTGTTCTTTATCCGTTCACATTTTCCCATTGCATCGCATAACCGGGTGAGGGTACCATCAATTTCTACCTGCTGGTAAGGATTTACCCAGCCCTGTTTGAGCGCATTGTTAAGGTCTCTGCTATGCAACTGGAGCAGGGCAAGGTGTTTGGTATCAAAATCTCTGACGAAATTAAACTCTTCGTCGGAAACAAACTTTTGTATCAGCGGCCCGGGGTCCTCCTGTCTCAGGCCCTTGCCCAATGCGTAACACCAGGCTATTTGTCGGCGTATGAAACGATGTTTGAATGCATCGATACGGCCAGGTTCGTACGGATCGTCGATCAGAGATAGGATCTGACGGGCCAGGGTGCGTGAATCATTTACAATGGAGCCCCAGATGATCCTGGCCTCCCACCATCGGTCATAGGCCTGGTTGGAACGGAAAGCCAGCAGCAGGGATATGATGGTTCCGAGCACAGTGGGCACCGTCATGGGAATTGAAATGTTGGTAATATGAAAATTCTGATAAATGATTTCAATGGCGAAACCGTAAATCGTTACGAAGAGAATTTCATATTTTATTTTCCCGAAGACGTACCGGATCGGTATATTTTTTTTTAAAAGCATAAGTTGGTCTTGTCAAAGATGCCTAATGGGTCGTAACGGACCAGTCATTTTAAATTCTCTATTTCCAGATACTCCGGTTCCATTATTTCATCCACGTTGATCAGGGGCAGGCCTGCCTTTTTGATCACGGGTAAGGCGTCGATGCTGCTTTTTGAAATCAGCGGGATACCATAAGTTTCGGAGTAGGCTATTGCGTCTGCATCGTGGTAATCCAGGAAGTTTTTAAAGGCTGCCAGTTTGCTGCCATAAAAAAACTCAATCCGGATGGTAGATACCTGCGAAGTATACAGGTCTTTGATGGTTTTACATTCCTGCCAGAATTCTTCTGGGACAAAATCATACTCCTTTTTACGGTAACTTGAGAAGAGCAGATCCTGGATGTCGTCGGCTACGTGAAAAAGATGTGTGAACACAAAGCGTACCGGTTCATGAGATTCTTTGATTACAGCTTCGGCAATTCTGATGGAAGTTAAGGTGAAGTCGCTCGGGATTATAACAGTTTTCATATACTTATCTCTTTGGTTAACAGTGCATTTGATTTGTTAAATGATAATACAATGTTACATCCGGGATATTAGTACTGGCTAAAAGGGGCGTTATAATACGGTGAGAATATTATTAAAACGGGATTAGAATATTAGAATGAAATAAGGATGCCCTCAGTTTCCAAAAGGGAAGCGGGTGATAAAGCGGGTACCTATCCCCACTTCACTGTTCACGATAACCGTTCCCTGGTGCATTTTAATAATGTTATTGGCCAGCGGAAGTCCTATGCCATAGCCTTTGTATTTTTTGGTATTGCTGGCACGGAAAAACGGTACAAAAATCTGGGATATTTCTCGGTCCGGTATGCCGATTCCCTTGTCTGTAATTTCGACGGTCACATGATGTTTATCCGTACTGATCAGTATCTCCACCTTCTGGTTGTCTGAATACTTACAGCTGTTCAGTACGATATTGGTGAATGCAGCTTTTAGGAGCATGGCATTGCCATTTATAATGAGTAGCTGCTCATCGTCAGGTAGTTTATCAAAGTTAATTACTACCTGATTATCAGGGAAAATCTTGTCGACCGCTTCTTTTACCGATATA
Encoded here:
- a CDS encoding sensor histidine kinase: MDKNERRICGYSSLLIALMVNAPKLLALRENGLMARYWQFNPFELLFQFAFTLFFCGLLFSVNLRRNRGLSLYRESKQHVRYVVSNFLVFCVLLILGTVLQRLLFPDRQLPRLIFSGAFFRLGLSALLTGIIIKIILLIRDAGSIAAENQQLKNAYLASELQLLKEQMNPHLLFNSLSSLSAVVGENPQQAQKYIRDMSAVFRYALAGSHQDLVTLSDELTMLRSFAKLISMRLEDAFELKIDMADTYLPIKIPHLSLQPLLENAVKHNAATPERPLRVTIVVQDDQLIFSNSLWEMPTPEASHGMGLANLNERFRILLHREIDISRSDTHFIVKLPLKQ
- a CDS encoding LytR/AlgR family response regulator transcription factor, encoding MTNIRIVVVEDEAATARSLIQILNEADDQVAVVKALSSVSGAVAWFNDNPDGYDLIFMDIRLADGLSFAIFKQVAISRPVIFVTAFNDYAITAFKNNGIDYILKPFDPDEIGTALDKYKTWTGNAEKPGAPVLSELLMQLGNLGKSYKKSFLVHYRDKLIPVESAKIAWFYTANELVHLHTLDDKQYVVDATMEQLEQQLDPALFLRVSRQFIINRQAVVEAEFYFNGRLLVKVKPQPAEQIVISKARTAEFKKWMNS
- a CDS encoding alpha/beta hydrolase family protein; this translates as MKTITFGVCLLVLILSGCSKSTDTPSTEPVDDDLAGPISRPASGYGADGSYAVSEIDFPNTEYPGTKVTIFYPSGATSPKPTIFYSHPYGGESKEYNRGLFEFITKKGYVVVFVPYPTNDISIDHRYLTLWTGFTKAAADYPGIIDTRKVGFMGHSFGGGASIGLAYRAFTEKDWGADGRFLFTMAPWYSYLENSVKLTTPIRFKLTTCSGRN
- the istA gene encoding IS21 family transposase is translated as MANSTISMSKIRQILRMYSQGRSKLWIAEQTGVSRNTAKKYMTTFDASGLTFEQINSLNDKELDDFFGTVKQQPPQDRLLNLQRCFPQIDKELKRTGVTRHMLWEAYKKEFPEGFAYTQFCFHLTKWKARVNPVMHQDHKAGDKLYIDFAGVKLSIVDKETGELTEVEVFVAILGASQLTYVEAVSSQQKEDLIAACENALHYIGGVPAAIVPDNLKAAVIKSNKYEPTLNEAFADFADHYGTTILPARAYRPRDKALVEGAVKIVYSRIYAPLRKQVYNSLTELNAAILIALEAHNNQLLRGRNYSRRLQFEEIERSALAPLPILHYEFKKQLHATVMKNGHVCLSVDKHYYSVPYRFIGKKVKLLYSNSVVEAYYHYERIALHKRLKSPYNYSTDKEHLASTHRFVTDWTPDRFLEWASSIHEDVRLYILKILDRKQHPEQAYRSCIGILSFAKKAGEQRLISACQRALSYGIYNYKTIQTILEKNMDQYEDSLFADELPMPKHDNIRGEDYYQ
- the istB gene encoding IS21-like element helper ATPase IstB, which produces MNTNTLEKLRKLKFYGMFHAFKSSLESGKTNDYTADELLAHLVDAEWDDRNNRRVERQILYARFRYKAMVENIHYHADRSIDRNQIMRLAECSFIGRNENLLITGSTGIGKSYVASAIGHQACILGYRVMYASTPKLFAKLKMAKADGSYIKEITKIERQQLLILDDFGIQPFDAQSRAALMEIIEDRHGKTSLIITSQLPVSKWHEVIGEKTIADAILDRIVHDAHRVELKGESMRRKRKTELETSYE
- a CDS encoding site-specific integrase; this translates as MKTKISLLFYLKKPKNYQKGPVPIYLRITVESKRAEFTTGRECEPSRWNAVAGRVFGAKEAVKSVNSYLGNLEQQLLDAHAALVRDDALITAETIKNKFLGVGPAQRLLMEVIADHNERMKALVGQEYAIGTFNRYKVLERHTLAFLKGHFNTGDFDISRIDFAFIADYEFYLRSVRKMGNNAVVKHMKMFRKIVNICLGNGWMNLDPYLNFKGKFKKVDKAILTKAELDLMASKEFVSDRLAQVRDTFLFCCFTGLAYSNIQRLQRSQITRGIDGEQWIFSQRSKTNVKSHIPLLPEALQILDRYKDHQLCESRGLVLPVPSNQKMNDYLKEIAVICGIDKLLTSHVARHTFATTITLQNGVPIESVSKMLGHTNIRTTQIYAKILDTKVSEDMQALKGRLSRKSGTEG
- a CDS encoding SH3 domain-containing protein gives rise to the protein MARYTEAEILYKKNFTEDEKNNQALLLKLAFLSEKSNNYTDCLFYLSELALVNPSRRLFEKMDKIAAEQNLKGYEFDDYNYFIIFYRRYGDYIPILLLILGAYIVLIMVSKTLKREGILTIHKISIVVYLGVLLGILNIPSLYRTCVIVNPNTFLREEPSSAAGIVERVGKGHRITVIGAVDNWNRVIWNNRIVYIRKNDLRNI
- a CDS encoding CHRD domain-containing protein; the protein is MKKPMNRFLLFLTALLVTGMMSSCKEEGPHKDNIIKLSATINSQQTVPRVTATGQGVGVFEYNKTTMELKYNITFQNIQPKFVTLNRAEPAWEAGPVLSTLATNPTGTQVQGTFKLNAEQQTALVIKQLYINITTEENIYGAIRGQIVPDGQTF
- a CDS encoding DEAD/DEAH box helicase, translated to MKFDDYRIADEIKQNLQTAGYKKPTDIQFKAIPPILKGEDVLAIAQTGTGKTAAFAIPVIDIIHKQKVSKRTDGIKCLVMVPTRELAFQITEVFQKIGKHTRVQTYGIVGGVAQDPQIAKLEKGIDILVATPGRMFDLVNQGHIKLTSVHTLVLDEADHMLDLGFIKDIEDVIKYIPKNHQTLFFSATIDEKIKKLAYSLVHKAIRIQISPNDKVARNISHAVAFVNMDDKRFFLERIVNEHKDSKILVFVRTKVRAERVLAALERMGIQALAIHGDKEQQVRFEAMDKFRNGDVRILIATDVSARGIDIEQVDFVVNYDLPEQTENYVHRVGRTGRGTQKGQAVSFCSPEEKPLLLAIEEFLGKPIDVVRLSQGEYAETLDFTSDTSNDLNALLKEVENYEASKKKKKKK